A single window of Balaenoptera acutorostrata chromosome X, mBalAcu1.1, whole genome shotgun sequence DNA harbors:
- the GPM6B gene encoding neuronal membrane glycoprotein M6-b isoform X3, with product MKPAMETAAEENTEQSQERKGCFECCIKCLGGVPYASLVATILCFSGVALFCGCGHVALAGTVAILEQHFSTNTSDHALLSEVIQLMQYVIYGIASFFFLYGIILLAEGFYTTSAVKELHGEFKTTACGRCISGMFVFLTYVLGVAWLGVFGFSAVPVFMFYNIWSTCEVIKSPQTNGTAGVEQICVDIRQYGIIPWNAFPGRMCGSALENICNTSEFYMSYHLFIVACAGAGATVIALIHFLMILSSNWAYLKDASKMQAYQDIKAKEEQELQDIQSRSKEQPNSYT from the exons GCTGCTTCGAATGCTGCATCAAGTGTCTGGGCGGAGTCCCCTACGCCTCCCTGGTGGCCACCATCCTCTGCTTCTCCGGCGTCGCCTTGTTCTGCGGCTGTGGGCACGTGGCTCTCGCGGGCACCGTGGCGATCCTCGAGCAACACTTCTCCACCAACACCAGTGACCACGCCCTGCTGAGCGAGGT aatACAACTGATGCAGTATGTCATCTATGGAATTGCgtcctttttcttcttgtacGGGATCATTCTGTTGGCAGAAGGCTTCTACACCACGAGCGCAGTGAAAGAGCTGCACGGGGAGTTTAAAACAACCGCCTGCGGCCGGTGCATCAGTGGGATG TTCGTCTTCCTCACCTATGTGCTGGGAGTGGCCTGGCTGGGCGTGTTTGGTTTCTCTGCGGTGCCCGTGTTTATGTTCTACAACATATGGTCAACCTGTGAAGTCATCAAGTCCCCCCAGACCAACGGGACAGCCGGGGTGGAGCAGATCTGCGTGGACATCCGGCAGTACG GTATCATCCCTTGGAATGCCTTCCCAGGAAGAATGTGTGGCTCGGCCCTGGAGAACATCTGCAACACCAGTGAG TTCTACATGTCCTACCACCTGTTCATCGTGGCCTGTGCCGGAGCTGGCGCCACCGTCATTGCCTTG ATCCACTTCCTCATGATACTGTCTTCTAACTGGGCTTACTTAAAGGATGCAAGCAAAATGCAGGCTTACCAGGATATCAAAGCAAAGGAAGAACAGGAACTGCAAGATATCCAGTCTCGGTCAAAAGAACAACCCAATTCTTACACATAA
- the GPM6B gene encoding neuronal membrane glycoprotein M6-b isoform X5, producing MKPAMETAAEENTEQSQERKGCFECCIKCLGGVPYASLVATILCFSGVALFCGCGHVALAGTVAILEQHFSTNTSDHALLSEVIQLMQYVIYGIASFFFLYGIILLAEGFYTTSAVKELHGEFKTTACGRCISGMFVFLTYVLGVAWLGVFGFSAVPVFMFYNIWSTCEVIKSPQTNGTAGVEQICVDIRQYGIIPWNAFPGRMCGSALENICNTSEFYMSYHLFIVACAGAGATVIALLIYMMATTYNYAVLKFKSREDCCTKF from the exons GCTGCTTCGAATGCTGCATCAAGTGTCTGGGCGGAGTCCCCTACGCCTCCCTGGTGGCCACCATCCTCTGCTTCTCCGGCGTCGCCTTGTTCTGCGGCTGTGGGCACGTGGCTCTCGCGGGCACCGTGGCGATCCTCGAGCAACACTTCTCCACCAACACCAGTGACCACGCCCTGCTGAGCGAGGT aatACAACTGATGCAGTATGTCATCTATGGAATTGCgtcctttttcttcttgtacGGGATCATTCTGTTGGCAGAAGGCTTCTACACCACGAGCGCAGTGAAAGAGCTGCACGGGGAGTTTAAAACAACCGCCTGCGGCCGGTGCATCAGTGGGATG TTCGTCTTCCTCACCTATGTGCTGGGAGTGGCCTGGCTGGGCGTGTTTGGTTTCTCTGCGGTGCCCGTGTTTATGTTCTACAACATATGGTCAACCTGTGAAGTCATCAAGTCCCCCCAGACCAACGGGACAGCCGGGGTGGAGCAGATCTGCGTGGACATCCGGCAGTACG GTATCATCCCTTGGAATGCCTTCCCAGGAAGAATGTGTGGCTCGGCCCTGGAGAACATCTGCAACACCAGTGAG TTCTACATGTCCTACCACCTGTTCATCGTGGCCTGTGCCGGAGCTGGCGCCACCGTCATTGCCTTG CTGATCTACATGATGGCTACTACATATAACTATGCGGTTTTGAAGTTTAAGAGTCGGGAAGATTGCTGCACTAAGTTCTAA
- the GPM6B gene encoding neuronal membrane glycoprotein M6-b isoform X4: protein MGCFECCIKCLGGVPYASLVATILCFSGVALFCGCGHVALAGTVAILEQHFSTNTSDHALLSEVIQLMQYVIYGIASFFFLYGIILLAEGFYTTSAVKELHGEFKTTACGRCISGMFVFLTYVLGVAWLGVFGFSAVPVFMFYNIWSTCEVIKSPQTNGTAGVEQICVDIRQYGIIPWNAFPGRMCGSALENICNTSEFYMSYHLFIVACAGAGATVIALIHFLMILSSNWAYLKDASKMQAYQDIKAKEEQELQDIQSRSKEQPNSYT from the exons GCTGCTTCGAATGCTGCATCAAGTGTCTGGGCGGAGTCCCCTACGCCTCCCTGGTGGCCACCATCCTCTGCTTCTCCGGCGTCGCCTTGTTCTGCGGCTGTGGGCACGTGGCTCTCGCGGGCACCGTGGCGATCCTCGAGCAACACTTCTCCACCAACACCAGTGACCACGCCCTGCTGAGCGAGGT aatACAACTGATGCAGTATGTCATCTATGGAATTGCgtcctttttcttcttgtacGGGATCATTCTGTTGGCAGAAGGCTTCTACACCACGAGCGCAGTGAAAGAGCTGCACGGGGAGTTTAAAACAACCGCCTGCGGCCGGTGCATCAGTGGGATG TTCGTCTTCCTCACCTATGTGCTGGGAGTGGCCTGGCTGGGCGTGTTTGGTTTCTCTGCGGTGCCCGTGTTTATGTTCTACAACATATGGTCAACCTGTGAAGTCATCAAGTCCCCCCAGACCAACGGGACAGCCGGGGTGGAGCAGATCTGCGTGGACATCCGGCAGTACG GTATCATCCCTTGGAATGCCTTCCCAGGAAGAATGTGTGGCTCGGCCCTGGAGAACATCTGCAACACCAGTGAG TTCTACATGTCCTACCACCTGTTCATCGTGGCCTGTGCCGGAGCTGGCGCCACCGTCATTGCCTTG ATCCACTTCCTCATGATACTGTCTTCTAACTGGGCTTACTTAAAGGATGCAAGCAAAATGCAGGCTTACCAGGATATCAAAGCAAAGGAAGAACAGGAACTGCAAGATATCCAGTCTCGGTCAAAAGAACAACCCAATTCTTACACATAA